Proteins co-encoded in one Methylobacterium sp. WL1 genomic window:
- a CDS encoding flagellar biosynthesis repressor FlbT: protein MPLRLELKPLERLIINGALIRNGDRRSTFLIETQCKFLRESEIITESEADTACKQIHLTLTVIYLADDAAASIDLFFRQAGELIRLAPAAAPLVAAIAEAVEAGSFYPAIKLGRKLVEWESAALAQAATVARPEPDTAA, encoded by the coding sequence ATGCCCCTGCGCTTGGAACTGAAACCGCTCGAGCGGCTGATCATCAACGGCGCGCTGATTCGCAACGGCGACCGACGCTCGACTTTCCTGATCGAGACGCAGTGCAAGTTCCTGCGCGAGAGCGAGATCATCACGGAGAGCGAGGCCGACACGGCCTGCAAGCAGATCCACCTGACCCTGACGGTGATCTACCTGGCGGACGACGCGGCCGCGAGCATCGACCTGTTCTTCCGGCAGGCCGGGGAGCTGATCCGCCTTGCGCCGGCAGCCGCGCCCCTGGTCGCCGCCATCGCGGAGGCGGTCGAGGCGGGCTCGTTCTACCCGGCGATCAAGCTGGGCCGGAAGCTCGTCGAGTGGGAGAGCGCGGCGCTGGCCCAGGCCGCGACGGTCGCGCGGCCAGAGCCCGACACGGCCGCCTGA
- a CDS encoding TetR/AcrR family transcriptional regulator, whose translation MARGRDSRVQDAGTGRGAGTRDRILAQSLALFNERGLGRVTTAEIAAACGIREGNLQYHFPRKSGLVEALFAVFEAEAEAVAGRLPADPATLDALLSYQRGWFDLIWRYRCVYRDGIAMVEIAPALRPRVHALRGRTQALARGVFEAAVRAGRLRIAPEALGRLIDNAWIVSSHWMSHRLQGGTTLSQADLDWGFAQVRDLFTPYLVADPQG comes from the coding sequence CGCGACAGCAGGGTACAGGACGCCGGAACCGGCCGGGGGGCCGGCACGCGCGACAGGATCCTGGCGCAGAGCCTCGCGCTGTTCAACGAGCGCGGTCTCGGTCGGGTGACCACCGCGGAGATCGCCGCGGCGTGCGGCATCCGAGAGGGAAACCTCCAGTACCATTTCCCGCGCAAGAGCGGCCTCGTGGAGGCTCTGTTCGCGGTCTTCGAGGCCGAGGCCGAGGCGGTGGCCGGGCGCCTGCCCGCCGATCCCGCCACTTTGGACGCGTTGCTGTCCTATCAGCGCGGCTGGTTCGACCTGATCTGGCGCTATCGCTGCGTCTACCGCGACGGCATCGCCATGGTGGAGATCGCTCCGGCCCTGCGCCCGCGTGTCCATGCCCTGCGGGGGCGGACCCAGGCGCTGGCCCGCGGCGTGTTCGAGGCGGCGGTGCGTGCCGGGCGGCTGCGGATCGCGCCGGAGGCGCTCGGGCGGCTCATCGACAACGCCTGGATCGTATCGAGCCACTGGATGAGCCATCGGCTCCAGGGCGGCACCACGCTGTCCCAGGCCGACCTCGACTGGGGCTTCGCGCAGGTCCGCGACCTGTTCACCCCCTACCTGGTCGCGGATCCGCAGGGCTGA
- a CDS encoding NADP-dependent oxidoreductase, with amino-acid sequence MIQPGDMAVVETALPDIGPNDLVVRNRWFRISISTRLMANPDAQAVEGIPFPALKPGDTLADGAIGEVIASQPGSGFAVGTYVSHPLGWRDYAVVDAGRCVALVPAPTEPAAYLGHGWTAYAALTRGVTVRPGDTVFVSSGAGAIGSMAGQIARKLGATRVIGSTSTQGKADWMTAELGYDAVILRRAGPIADQLRTAAPDGVDVFVDMVGGEQLAAAARAARDGARFVLLGALTAELNASGASIRAPVELDTFQLILRGVTLRGYSADRDSAAAFPDWIAWQRDAGLHFAGTTVTGLEQAPRALHDACEGRLKGIVLVEL; translated from the coding sequence ATGATCCAGCCGGGCGATATGGCCGTCGTGGAAACGGCCCTGCCGGACATCGGTCCCAACGACCTTGTGGTCCGCAATCGCTGGTTCCGGATCTCCATTTCGACCCGGCTCATGGCCAACCCGGATGCGCAGGCGGTCGAGGGCATTCCGTTTCCCGCGCTGAAGCCCGGCGATACGCTCGCGGACGGCGCAATCGGCGAGGTCATCGCCAGCCAGCCCGGGAGCGGGTTTGCGGTCGGCACGTACGTCTCGCATCCCCTCGGGTGGCGGGACTACGCGGTCGTCGATGCCGGGCGGTGCGTCGCCCTTGTTCCGGCACCGACCGAGCCGGCGGCGTATCTCGGCCATGGCTGGACGGCCTACGCGGCCCTGACACGGGGCGTCACAGTCCGCCCGGGCGACACGGTGTTCGTGTCGAGCGGTGCGGGTGCGATCGGATCGATGGCCGGCCAGATTGCCCGCAAGCTCGGCGCGACGCGGGTGATCGGCAGCACCAGCACCCAGGGTAAAGCCGATTGGATGACGGCCGAGCTCGGCTATGACGCGGTGATCCTGCGCCGCGCGGGTCCCATCGCGGATCAGCTGAGAACGGCGGCGCCGGACGGCGTGGACGTGTTCGTCGACATGGTCGGCGGCGAGCAGCTGGCAGCTGCCGCACGGGCCGCGCGCGACGGTGCGCGGTTCGTCCTGCTCGGTGCTTTGACCGCCGAGCTGAACGCTTCAGGTGCCAGCATCCGCGCGCCGGTGGAGCTGGACACGTTCCAGCTGATCCTCAGGGGCGTCACCCTGCGAGGCTACAGTGCCGATCGCGACAGCGCCGCGGCGTTCCCGGACTGGATCGCCTGGCAGCGCGACGCAGGGCTCCATTTCGCCGGCACGACGGTGACCGGGCTGGAGCAGGCGCCGCGCGCCTTGCACGACGCCTGCGAAGGCCGGCTCAAGGGGATCGTTCTGGTGGAGCTGTGA
- a CDS encoding nucleoside transporter C-terminal domain-containing protein — protein MLDRLIHAGLSILLLLAVGALFSTNRRAIRPRIVLSALALQVSFGALVLFLPAGQAALRTAADIVVTGLSYGDRGTAFLFGGLVEPKMFELFGGSGFILALRVLPQILYVSALIGVLYHLGVMQALARGLGAGLRRILGTSPIESFSAVITIAIGQSEIAVALRPFLPLLTGAELFAVMSSGASSTAGSILAGYAALGVPMTYLLAASVMAIPGGLLYAKILMPSTEPTRIATTRVEFGESRAANIIEAAADGTQKGLVVAVSVGAMLIAFVGLIALANGVVGYAGGLAGYPGTSIEGVLGWALAPLAWLLGVPWAHAALVGGAIGQKIAFNEFLAYATLSPTLGAGTLDPRSQAIVCFALCGFANLASIAIQLASFSSLVPERRSEVARYGLRAILAGTLANLTSAAIAGLFVG, from the coding sequence ATGCTCGACCGACTGATCCATGCCGGCCTCTCGATCCTGCTGCTCCTGGCGGTCGGCGCCCTTTTCTCGACGAACCGGCGGGCGATCCGGCCCCGGATCGTGCTCAGCGCCCTGGCCCTTCAGGTGAGCTTCGGGGCGCTGGTCCTGTTCCTGCCAGCCGGGCAGGCCGCGCTGAGGACCGCCGCCGACATCGTCGTCACCGGTCTTTCTTACGGCGACCGCGGCACGGCGTTCCTGTTCGGCGGTCTGGTGGAGCCGAAGATGTTCGAGCTGTTCGGTGGCTCGGGCTTCATCCTGGCCCTGCGGGTGCTGCCGCAGATCCTGTACGTCTCGGCCCTGATCGGGGTGCTGTACCATCTCGGCGTGATGCAGGCCCTGGCCCGCGGCCTCGGCGCCGGGCTGCGGCGGATCCTCGGCACCTCGCCGATCGAGTCGTTCTCGGCGGTGATCACCATCGCGATCGGGCAGAGCGAGATCGCGGTGGCGTTGCGCCCATTCCTGCCGTTGCTCACGGGCGCCGAACTGTTCGCCGTGATGTCGAGCGGCGCGTCCTCGACGGCGGGGTCGATCCTGGCCGGCTACGCGGCGCTCGGCGTGCCGATGACCTACCTGCTCGCGGCCTCCGTGATGGCGATTCCGGGCGGCCTGCTCTACGCCAAGATCCTGATGCCCTCGACCGAGCCGACCCGGATCGCCACAACCCGGGTGGAGTTCGGCGAGTCCCGGGCCGCCAACATCATCGAGGCCGCGGCGGACGGCACACAGAAGGGCCTCGTCGTCGCGGTCTCGGTGGGCGCCATGCTGATCGCCTTCGTTGGGCTGATCGCCCTGGCGAACGGGGTCGTCGGCTATGCCGGCGGCCTCGCAGGTTATCCGGGGACCTCGATCGAGGGCGTGCTCGGCTGGGCGCTCGCCCCTCTGGCCTGGCTGCTCGGGGTGCCCTGGGCGCACGCGGCGCTCGTCGGCGGCGCGATCGGCCAGAAGATCGCCTTCAACGAGTTCCTGGCCTACGCGACCCTGTCGCCGACCCTCGGCGCCGGCACGCTCGACCCGCGCTCCCAGGCGATCGTCTGCTTCGCCCTCTGTGGATTCGCCAACCTCGCCTCGATCGCGATCCAGCTGGCGAGCTTCTCCAGCCTGGTCCCGGAGCGGCGCTCCGAAGTCGCCCGCTACGGATTGCGGGCGATCCTCGCCGGGACGCTGGCGAACCTCACGAGCGCGGCGATCGCCGGGTTGTTCGTGGGGTGA
- the uvrC gene encoding excinuclease ABC subunit UvrC has translation MNRRALSDLPPDTFDDGRDAEREESAGESEAALSAEDAPEIDFDFDPGAVQAGTEVIRRFWSTLPHSPGVYRMFDHRGDVLYVGKAKNLKARVGSYARGQAHSNRIARMISQTAAMEFVTTATETEALLLEANLIKQLKPRFNVLMRDDKSFPYILVTSDGPAPQIVKHRGARRRKGNYYGPFASVWAVNRTVNALQRAFLLRTCTDSYYENRSRPCLLYQIKRCSGPCTGEIGTDDYAAMADAARAFLAGKSNAVKDRMRAEMQEASEALEFERAARYRDRIAALSAIQGVQGVNTQGVEEADVFALDEQAGQFCIEVFFFRNFQNWGNRAYFPKADRTMTPEEVLGSFISQFYDDKPAPRTVLTSHPIEDAELVAAALSSRVDYRVEIHRPSRSERRNLVEYAQRNAKEALARRLADTASQGKLLTALGQAFGMDRTPRRIEVYDNSHIMGTNAVGGMIVAGPTGFMKTHYRTFNIKSEELTPGDDYGMMREVLQRRFKRLVKEAPRTEREAAAAGAEDGVPELPPVPAEDGEVFPAWPDLVLIDGGKGQLDAARTALDEIGVTDVPLIGIAKGRDRDAGRETFFVPGRPPFKLPPRDPTLYFVQRLRDEAHRFAIGSHRAKRKREMVKNPLDEIAGIGPSRKRALLHHFGTVKAIERAAFEDLAKTPGVNAATARAVYDFFHAGA, from the coding sequence ATGAACCGCAGAGCCCTCTCAGACCTGCCCCCCGACACCTTCGACGACGGCCGCGACGCCGAGCGCGAGGAGAGCGCCGGCGAGTCCGAGGCCGCGCTGTCCGCCGAGGATGCGCCCGAGATCGATTTCGATTTCGACCCGGGCGCGGTCCAGGCCGGCACCGAGGTGATCCGCCGGTTCTGGTCGACGCTGCCGCACTCGCCCGGCGTCTACCGGATGTTCGACCACCGGGGCGACGTCCTTTACGTCGGCAAGGCCAAGAACCTGAAGGCGCGGGTCGGCTCCTACGCGCGGGGTCAGGCGCACTCGAACCGCATCGCCCGGATGATCTCGCAGACGGCGGCGATGGAGTTTGTCACCACCGCCACCGAGACCGAGGCGCTGCTCCTCGAAGCCAACCTGATCAAGCAGCTGAAGCCGCGCTTCAACGTCCTGATGCGGGACGACAAGTCGTTCCCGTACATCCTGGTCACCTCCGACGGCCCTGCGCCGCAGATCGTGAAGCACCGCGGCGCGCGGCGACGGAAGGGCAATTACTACGGCCCGTTCGCAAGCGTCTGGGCGGTCAACCGGACGGTCAACGCGCTGCAGCGTGCCTTCCTGCTGCGCACCTGCACGGACAGCTACTACGAGAACCGCAGCCGGCCCTGCCTGCTCTATCAGATCAAGCGCTGCTCCGGCCCCTGTACCGGGGAGATCGGCACCGACGACTACGCCGCCATGGCGGATGCGGCCCGGGCGTTCCTGGCGGGCAAGTCCAACGCCGTGAAGGACCGGATGCGCGCGGAGATGCAGGAGGCGTCCGAGGCTTTGGAATTCGAGCGCGCTGCCCGTTACCGGGACCGGATCGCCGCGCTCTCGGCGATCCAGGGGGTGCAGGGGGTCAACACCCAGGGCGTCGAGGAAGCCGATGTCTTCGCCCTTGACGAGCAGGCGGGCCAGTTCTGCATAGAAGTGTTCTTCTTCCGCAACTTCCAGAACTGGGGCAACCGCGCCTACTTCCCGAAGGCCGACCGGACCATGACCCCCGAGGAGGTGCTTGGCTCGTTCATCAGCCAGTTCTACGACGACAAGCCCGCGCCCCGCACGGTGCTGACCAGCCACCCGATCGAGGATGCCGAGCTGGTCGCGGCCGCGCTTTCGAGCCGGGTCGATTATCGCGTCGAGATCCACCGGCCGAGCCGCAGCGAGCGGAGGAACCTCGTCGAGTACGCCCAGCGCAACGCCAAGGAGGCGCTCGCCCGGCGGCTGGCCGACACCGCCTCGCAGGGCAAGCTGCTCACCGCCCTGGGGCAGGCGTTCGGCATGGACCGGACGCCGCGGCGGATCGAGGTCTACGACAACTCCCACATCATGGGTACGAATGCGGTGGGCGGGATGATCGTCGCCGGGCCGACTGGGTTCATGAAGACGCATTACCGCACGTTCAACATCAAGTCGGAGGAACTCACCCCGGGGGACGATTACGGCATGATGCGGGAGGTCCTGCAGCGGCGGTTCAAGCGCCTGGTCAAGGAGGCGCCGCGCACCGAGCGCGAGGCTGCGGCGGCAGGCGCCGAGGACGGCGTTCCGGAGCTTCCCCCCGTGCCCGCGGAGGATGGCGAGGTGTTTCCCGCCTGGCCGGATCTGGTGCTCATCGACGGCGGCAAGGGTCAGCTCGACGCCGCCCGCACGGCGCTCGACGAGATCGGCGTGACGGATGTCCCGCTGATCGGCATCGCCAAGGGGCGCGACCGCGATGCAGGGCGCGAGACGTTTTTCGTGCCCGGCCGGCCGCCGTTCAAGCTTCCGCCGCGCGACCCGACGCTCTACTTCGTACAGCGGCTGCGAGACGAGGCCCACCGCTTCGCCATCGGCAGCCACAGGGCCAAGCGCAAGCGTGAGATGGTGAAGAATCCCTTGGACGAGATTGCCGGCATCGGCCCCAGCCGCAAACGCGCGCTGCTGCATCATTTCGGAACCGTGAAGGCGATCGAGCGCGCCGCGTTCGAGGACCTGGCCAAGACCCCCGGGGTGAACGCCGCCACCGCGCGCGCCGTCTATGATTTCTTCCATGCCGGCGCCTGA
- a CDS encoding ribonuclease activity regulator RraA, whose amino-acid sequence MSSDAQVVEVLSKVTTATITTILLKKGLRNVWLRGTRPLRPGQPRIVGRAFTLRFVPAREDLATPESWSSPTSTRAAIEAMPAGCIAVVDALGVTDAGIFGDILCARMAKKGVAALVTDGVVRDVAGVLGTGLPVWCQGAAAPPSVAGLTFVAWQQPIACGGVAVFPDDVIVVDDDGAVLIPAALIGTVLELAPEQERFEGWLMEEVGKGAALPGLYPPNAENKARYEASKG is encoded by the coding sequence ATGTCGAGCGACGCTCAGGTCGTCGAGGTGCTCTCGAAGGTCACCACCGCCACCATCACGACGATCCTGCTGAAGAAGGGTCTTCGCAACGTCTGGCTGCGTGGCACCCGGCCGCTGCGGCCCGGCCAGCCCCGGATCGTCGGCCGGGCCTTCACGCTGCGGTTCGTCCCGGCCCGCGAGGATCTCGCCACGCCGGAATCGTGGTCGTCCCCGACCTCCACACGGGCGGCGATCGAGGCGATGCCCGCGGGCTGCATCGCGGTGGTGGATGCGTTGGGCGTGACCGACGCCGGCATCTTCGGTGACATCCTGTGCGCTCGCATGGCCAAGAAGGGCGTGGCCGCCCTGGTCACCGACGGTGTGGTGCGCGACGTCGCGGGCGTCCTGGGGACCGGATTGCCGGTCTGGTGCCAGGGCGCAGCGGCTCCGCCCTCCGTGGCCGGCCTGACCTTCGTGGCCTGGCAGCAGCCGATCGCCTGTGGCGGCGTCGCCGTGTTCCCCGATGACGTGATCGTGGTGGATGATGACGGCGCCGTGCTGATCCCGGCCGCGCTCATCGGGACGGTGCTGGAACTCGCCCCCGAACAGGAGAGGTTCGAGGGCTGGCTGATGGAGGAGGTCGGCAAGGGCGCCGCGCTTCCGGGCCTCTACCCGCCGAATGCCGAGAACAAGGCACGCTACGAGGCCAGCAAGGGCTGA
- the flaF gene encoding flagellar biosynthesis regulator FlaF: protein MNYAANAYARTSRSALTPREAESAVLLKAAQQLIGASQGIADGDTKRLNEALSFNQRVWTILATEATADENPLPADIKQGIGNLGVFVLRSCVDTMIEPTPEKIATLVGINNEIAAGLQGNPR from the coding sequence ATGAACTACGCCGCCAACGCCTATGCCCGGACATCCCGGTCCGCCCTAACCCCGCGCGAAGCCGAATCCGCCGTCCTGCTCAAGGCGGCCCAACAGCTGATCGGCGCCAGCCAGGGAATCGCCGACGGTGACACCAAGCGCCTCAACGAGGCCCTGTCGTTCAACCAGCGCGTCTGGACCATCCTGGCCACCGAGGCGACCGCCGACGAGAACCCGCTGCCGGCCGATATCAAGCAGGGCATCGGCAACCTGGGCGTGTTCGTGCTGCGCAGCTGCGTCGACACGATGATCGAGCCGACCCCGGAGAAGATCGCCACCCTCGTGGGGATCAACAACGAGATCGCCGCCGGCCTCCAGGGCAACCCACGCTGA
- the pgsA gene encoding CDP-diacylglycerol--glycerol-3-phosphate 3-phosphatidyltransferase — MNTVLPRRRSPAWTLANCLTYGRLVAVPVMVALLFWPDSHTARWTALGVFVAAAITDYLDGYVARTYHQSSALGRMLDPIADKLLVSACLLMLAADHTIVGSSVWAAIVILCREVLVSGLREYLAELKVGVPVSKIAKWKTTVQLVALGFLVAGPAGERVLPGTEPIGLALLWIAAALTLWTGWDYMRAGIKHVIDDPR; from the coding sequence ATGAACACCGTCCTTCCCCGACGACGGTCCCCAGCCTGGACGCTCGCGAATTGCCTGACCTACGGGCGCCTCGTCGCGGTGCCGGTGATGGTCGCGTTGCTGTTCTGGCCCGACTCGCACACCGCGCGTTGGACCGCGCTCGGCGTCTTCGTGGCGGCGGCGATCACCGATTATCTCGATGGCTATGTCGCACGGACCTACCACCAGAGTTCCGCGCTCGGCCGGATGCTCGATCCGATCGCTGACAAGCTGCTGGTCTCGGCCTGCCTGCTGATGCTGGCTGCCGACCATACCATCGTCGGCTCGTCGGTCTGGGCGGCGATCGTGATCCTGTGCCGGGAGGTGCTGGTCTCCGGCCTGCGCGAGTACCTCGCCGAGCTGAAGGTCGGGGTTCCGGTCAGCAAGATCGCCAAGTGGAAGACCACGGTGCAGCTCGTGGCGCTCGGCTTCCTGGTGGCCGGGCCCGCGGGCGAGCGGGTCCTGCCCGGTACGGAGCCGATCGGCCTCGCGCTTCTCTGGATCGCGGCCGCCCTCACGCTCTGGACCGGCTGGGACTATATGAGGGCCGGGATCAAGCATGTGATCGACGACCCGCGCTGA
- the moaD gene encoding molybdopterin converting factor subunit 1 produces MKLVYFAWVRERIGRAEEELAPPPEVATVTDLVAWLRGRGEEYAYAFEDPGVVRAAIDRTHAKPDAQIAGAAEIAFFPPMTGG; encoded by the coding sequence ATGAAGCTCGTCTATTTCGCCTGGGTCCGCGAGCGAATCGGCCGCGCCGAGGAGGAGCTGGCGCCGCCGCCTGAGGTCGCCACCGTCACCGATCTGGTCGCCTGGCTGCGTGGCCGCGGCGAAGAATACGCCTATGCGTTCGAAGATCCGGGGGTGGTCCGGGCGGCCATCGACCGGACCCATGCCAAGCCGGACGCTCAGATCGCGGGTGCCGCCGAGATCGCGTTCTTCCCGCCGATGACCGGCGGCTGA
- a CDS encoding TetR/AcrR family transcriptional regulator: MKTKPRTRPPEERREDLMNAAGSLFIDQGFASTTIEQITTRAGMAKGSFYLHFATKEAVAGGLRQRFVDTLLQAITAEVERQADGDWTGRLAAWVIACSRGYAASERLHEIVFTDVPPPSQDGLTDNILIDHLAGLLRDGSAAKAWAIADVRFTAAFLFNALHGVVLGAARTGRADAIASQLVDHCFRVVGLAPA; the protein is encoded by the coding sequence ATGAAGACCAAGCCCCGGACCAGGCCGCCCGAAGAGCGGCGTGAGGATCTGATGAACGCGGCCGGGAGCCTGTTCATCGACCAGGGATTTGCGTCCACCACCATCGAGCAGATCACAACCCGCGCGGGCATGGCGAAGGGCAGCTTCTACCTGCACTTCGCCACCAAGGAGGCCGTGGCCGGGGGTCTGCGCCAACGGTTCGTCGACACCTTGCTCCAAGCCATCACGGCAGAGGTCGAACGCCAGGCCGATGGGGATTGGACTGGCCGGCTGGCCGCTTGGGTCATCGCCTGCAGCAGGGGGTACGCCGCATCCGAGCGCCTGCACGAGATCGTGTTCACCGATGTGCCGCCGCCCAGCCAGGACGGTCTGACCGACAACATCCTGATCGATCATCTCGCGGGATTGCTCCGCGATGGCAGCGCCGCGAAAGCCTGGGCGATCGCGGATGTGCGCTTCACGGCCGCGTTCCTGTTCAACGCGCTCCATGGTGTCGTCCTGGGCGCCGCCAGGACTGGGCGGGCGGACGCGATCGCCTCCCAGCTGGTGGACCATTGCTTCCGGGTCGTCGGCCTCGCGCCAGCCTGA
- a CDS encoding SDR family oxidoreductase, with protein sequence MTSSATRAIYPSLRGKRVLVTGGASGIGEGLVEAFVAQGARVAFCDIADEPAHALVARLAAGAEHPPVYRRCDLTDVEAVRSLVAEAETAFGGLDVLVNNAGNDDRHKLADVTPAYWDDRMAVNLRHMFFAAQAAVPAMRRAGGGVILNFGSISWHLGLNDMPLYQTAKAAIEGMTRALARDLGRDGIRVSAVVPGNVQTPRQERWYTPDGEAEIVASQCLDGRIQPSDVAALVLFLASDDARMCTGHNYFIDAGWR encoded by the coding sequence ATGACCTCCTCTGCCACGCGTGCCATCTACCCGTCGCTTCGCGGAAAACGCGTGCTTGTGACGGGCGGCGCCTCGGGAATCGGCGAAGGTTTGGTCGAAGCCTTCGTCGCCCAGGGCGCCCGCGTCGCGTTCTGCGACATAGCCGACGAGCCCGCACACGCCCTGGTCGCGCGGCTCGCAGCTGGGGCCGAACACCCGCCGGTCTACCGCCGCTGCGACCTCACCGATGTCGAGGCCGTCCGCTCCCTGGTGGCGGAGGCCGAAACGGCGTTCGGCGGCCTCGACGTGCTGGTCAACAACGCCGGCAACGACGACCGCCACAAGCTCGCGGACGTGACGCCCGCCTACTGGGACGACCGGATGGCGGTGAACCTGCGACACATGTTTTTCGCCGCGCAGGCCGCCGTACCCGCGATGCGCCGGGCGGGCGGCGGCGTGATCCTGAACTTCGGCTCGATCAGCTGGCACCTCGGGCTCAACGACATGCCGCTCTACCAGACCGCAAAGGCGGCCATCGAGGGCATGACACGGGCGCTGGCCCGGGATCTCGGCCGCGACGGCATCCGGGTCTCCGCGGTCGTGCCCGGCAATGTCCAGACACCCCGCCAGGAGCGCTGGTACACCCCGGACGGCGAGGCTGAGATCGTCGCGTCGCAGTGCTTGGACGGCCGGATCCAACCCTCCGACGTCGCCGCCCTGGTGCTGTTCCTCGCCTCCGACGATGCCCGGATGTGCACGGGCCACAATTACTTCATCGACGCGGGCTGGCGCTGA
- a CDS encoding DMT family transporter: MPHAGKRSLSAPEWAMLIGLSVLWGGSFFFTGIALTELPPLTFVVLRVGIAALILNMVLPFAGLRLPGGCAVWAAFLGMGLLNNVVPFSLIVWGQTHIASGFAAILNATTPLFTVIVAHRLTTDERMTGNRFSGVPVGLAGVATMVGPAAFAGFDASLLAQVAILGAALSYACAGVFGRRFKRMGIPPLAVAAGQLTAAALLVLPVALVIDRPWTLPVPGPFVSAAILGSATLSTALAYVLYFRILASAGATNLSLVTFLVPVSAILLGALVLGERLEPRHYFGMALIGCGLAAIDGRLLRRVRAAAG; encoded by the coding sequence ATGCCGCACGCAGGAAAACGATCGCTGTCCGCGCCCGAATGGGCGATGCTGATCGGACTCTCCGTGTTGTGGGGCGGTTCCTTCTTCTTCACCGGTATCGCACTCACCGAATTGCCGCCGCTGACCTTCGTCGTCCTGCGCGTCGGGATCGCAGCGCTGATCCTCAACATGGTTCTACCGTTTGCAGGGTTGCGCCTGCCCGGTGGCTGCGCGGTCTGGGCCGCCTTCCTCGGGATGGGCCTGCTGAACAACGTCGTTCCCTTCAGCCTCATCGTCTGGGGTCAGACGCACATCGCGTCCGGCTTCGCCGCCATCCTGAACGCCACGACGCCGCTCTTCACCGTCATCGTCGCCCATCGGCTCACCACAGATGAGCGGATGACCGGCAACCGGTTCTCCGGTGTGCCGGTGGGCCTGGCAGGGGTCGCCACGATGGTCGGGCCCGCGGCTTTCGCGGGATTCGACGCCAGCCTTCTGGCCCAGGTCGCGATCCTCGGGGCCGCCCTGTCGTATGCCTGCGCGGGGGTGTTCGGACGACGCTTCAAGCGGATGGGTATCCCGCCGCTCGCCGTCGCTGCCGGACAGCTCACGGCGGCCGCACTGCTGGTGTTGCCCGTTGCGCTGGTGATCGACCGGCCGTGGACATTGCCGGTCCCCGGTCCATTCGTCTCGGCAGCAATCCTCGGCAGCGCCACGCTGTCGACCGCGCTCGCCTACGTCCTCTATTTCCGGATCCTGGCCAGCGCCGGGGCGACCAACCTGTCGCTGGTCACCTTCCTGGTTCCGGTTTCGGCAATCCTCCTGGGGGCGCTGGTCCTGGGCGAACGCCTGGAACCACGGCACTACTTCGGGATGGCCCTGATCGGATGCGGCCTCGCGGCCATCGACGGGCGCCTCCTGCGCCGCGTTCGCGCAGCCGCGGGATGA
- a CDS encoding protein phosphatase CheZ produces MTQKRYRIEDSLGLPAVLPIAPDPGVSNERLDEILSAIMDLRRITQMSADETIETCRRELHDALAMRSELDLMKEAITRTKSELATLHRSENSGKGMRRAADELDAVVESTERATTQLLNAVEEIEANAGMLYTANLPPGMKQHVDIIQERVISAYEACNFQDLTGQRINKIVGVMKFIEEHLDRLIAAWTQLDSFRDLITVMPVSTAMDDESSLLNGPKLDDDPGHVDQNDIDSLFD; encoded by the coding sequence ATGACCCAGAAGCGCTATCGCATCGAAGACAGCCTCGGGCTTCCCGCGGTTTTACCCATCGCTCCCGATCCAGGCGTCTCGAACGAGCGGCTGGACGAGATCCTGAGCGCGATCATGGATCTGCGCCGCATCACCCAGATGAGTGCCGACGAGACGATCGAGACGTGCCGCCGCGAGCTGCACGACGCCCTGGCGATGCGGTCCGAACTCGACCTGATGAAGGAGGCGATCACCCGGACCAAGTCCGAGCTGGCGACGCTCCACCGCTCGGAGAACAGCGGCAAGGGCATGCGCCGGGCGGCCGACGAACTCGACGCGGTGGTCGAATCGACCGAGCGCGCCACGACGCAGCTGCTCAACGCGGTCGAGGAGATCGAGGCGAATGCCGGCATGCTCTACACGGCGAACCTGCCGCCGGGCATGAAGCAGCACGTCGACATCATCCAGGAGCGGGTAATCTCGGCTTACGAGGCCTGCAACTTCCAGGATCTGACAGGCCAGCGGATCAACAAGATCGTCGGCGTGATGAAGTTCATCGAGGAGCACCTCGACCGGCTGATCGCCGCCTGGACGCAGCTCGACAGCTTCCGCGATCTCATCACCGTCATGCCGGTCTCGACCGCGATGGATGACGAGAGCAGCCTGCTCAACGGGCCGAAGCTCGACGACGATCCGGGGCATGTCGACCAGAACGACATCGACTCGCTGTTCGACTGA